The Diaphorobacter ruginosibacter genome contains a region encoding:
- the argA gene encoding amino-acid N-acetyltransferase → MSAVFNFTFVPWFRSVAPYIHKFRHQTFVVGITGEAIAAGKLQGIVQDLALIQAMGVKLVLVHGFRPQVNEQLRAKGHEPQYSRGLRVTDEVALDSAQEAAGQLRYEIEAAFSQGLPNTPMADARVRVISGNFLTARPVGIVDGIDFKHSGLVRKVDVEGIKRTLDSEAMVLISPFGFSPTGEAFNLSMEEVATRVAIELHADKLLFLTEVPGIHVKPLEPEGDDNPIDTELPLAAARLLLSQLPAPQAPTDVGFYLQHCVRACEHGVERSHILPFSVDGALLLEIYVHDGIGTMIIDEKLEELREATIDDVGGIIQLIEPFEKDGTLVKRDRTEIERDINSYTVIEHDGVIFGCAAFYPYPEASTAEMAAVTVSPMSQGTGDGEKLLKRIEQRARAMGLKSIFVLTTRTMHWFIKRGFQPVSPDWLPEARKKKYNWDRKSQVLVKQL, encoded by the coding sequence ATGTCCGCCGTCTTCAATTTCACTTTCGTCCCCTGGTTCCGGTCCGTGGCTCCCTATATCCACAAGTTCCGACACCAGACCTTCGTGGTGGGCATCACGGGTGAAGCCATTGCAGCCGGCAAGCTGCAGGGCATCGTCCAGGATCTCGCACTGATCCAGGCGATGGGCGTGAAGCTGGTGCTGGTGCATGGCTTTCGCCCCCAGGTGAACGAGCAGTTGCGCGCCAAGGGACACGAGCCCCAGTACTCGCGCGGCCTGCGCGTGACGGACGAGGTGGCCCTCGATTCGGCCCAGGAAGCCGCGGGCCAGCTGCGCTACGAGATCGAGGCGGCATTCAGCCAGGGCCTGCCCAATACGCCGATGGCCGATGCCCGCGTACGTGTCATCTCCGGCAATTTCCTTACCGCACGCCCGGTCGGCATCGTCGACGGCATCGACTTCAAGCATTCGGGTCTGGTTCGCAAGGTGGACGTGGAGGGTATCAAGCGCACGCTCGACTCCGAAGCCATGGTGCTGATCTCGCCCTTCGGGTTCTCGCCCACCGGCGAGGCGTTCAACCTGTCGATGGAGGAAGTGGCCACGCGCGTGGCCATCGAACTGCATGCCGACAAGCTGCTGTTCCTGACCGAGGTGCCCGGCATCCATGTGAAGCCGCTCGAGCCCGAAGGCGACGACAACCCCATCGACACCGAATTGCCGCTGGCCGCCGCGCGCCTGTTGCTCTCGCAGTTGCCCGCACCGCAGGCACCGACCGACGTGGGCTTCTACCTGCAGCACTGCGTGCGTGCCTGCGAGCACGGCGTTGAGCGCAGCCACATCCTGCCGTTCTCGGTGGACGGCGCGCTGCTGCTCGAAATCTATGTGCACGACGGCATCGGCACCATGATCATCGACGAAAAGCTGGAGGAACTGCGCGAGGCCACCATCGACGACGTGGGGGGCATCATCCAGCTGATCGAGCCATTCGAAAAGGACGGGACGCTGGTCAAGCGCGACCGCACCGAGATCGAGCGCGACATCAACAGCTACACGGTGATCGAGCACGATGGCGTGATCTTCGGATGCGCGGCCTTCTATCCCTATCCTGAGGCCAGCACGGCGGAAATGGCCGCCGTCACGGTCTCCCCCATGAGCCAGGGCACGGGCGATGGCGAGAAGCTGCTCAAGCGCATCGAGCAGCGCGCACGCGCCATGGGGCTGAAGAGCATCTTCGTGCTGACCACGCGCACCATGCACTGGTTCATCAAGCGCGGCTTCCAGCCCGTGAGCCCCGACTGGCTGCCCGAGGCGCGCAAGAAGAAGTACAACTGGGATCGCAAGAGCCAGGTGCTGGTCAAGCAACTCTGA
- a CDS encoding MHYT domain-containing protein: MLSYVISVIGAFIALYSASHLQPHSRNKRAYFFNVLAAGVALGGIGVWSMHFIAMLALRMDVGLGYSMWETLLSLVAAIAISGFAFHFVALNPSSLPRLLSAGLLLGSGAVVMHYLGMYGMRFGGYFQWDYVRVGISVVIALVAATVALWLAFHTRKLSSRLSAAFVMAIAVCAMHYTGMSAAEFICTTENRRAIPTGPDIVSVLDLPMMVITLALGMSIALLLDLAFVSMHETHGGRRTKEFATSRQH, translated from the coding sequence GTGCTGTCTTATGTCATATCGGTCATCGGCGCATTCATTGCGCTGTATTCCGCAAGCCACCTGCAACCCCACTCCAGGAATAAACGAGCCTACTTCTTCAACGTGCTTGCGGCCGGTGTGGCACTGGGCGGTATCGGCGTGTGGTCCATGCACTTCATCGCCATGCTCGCGCTGCGCATGGATGTGGGCCTGGGCTACTCGATGTGGGAAACACTGCTTTCGCTGGTCGCAGCGATCGCCATCTCGGGCTTTGCATTCCACTTCGTGGCCTTGAATCCCTCCAGCCTTCCCCGCCTGCTCAGCGCAGGCTTGCTGCTCGGCTCGGGCGCGGTCGTCATGCACTACCTGGGCATGTACGGCATGCGCTTCGGAGGCTATTTCCAATGGGACTATGTGCGCGTGGGCATCTCGGTGGTGATTGCACTCGTCGCGGCCACCGTCGCTCTGTGGCTCGCCTTCCACACCCGGAAACTCAGTTCGCGCCTGTCGGCCGCATTCGTGATGGCCATTGCCGTGTGTGCCATGCACTACACCGGCATGAGCGCGGCCGAGTTCATCTGCACCACGGAGAACCGCCGCGCAATTCCCACCGGTCCAGACATCGTGAGCGTGCTCGATCTGCCGATGATGGTGATCACCCTGGCGCTTGGCATGTCGATCGCGCTGCTGCTCGACCTGGCTTTCGTGTCGATGCACGAGACCCATGGCGGCCGCCGCACCAAGGAGTTCGCGACGTCCAGGCAGCACTGA
- a CDS encoding cytochrome b/b6 domain-containing protein, whose protein sequence is MPVHTTHPNRRPSSHQPLWLRVTHWLNAAAVLVMVTSGWRIYNASPIFGDFTFPAGITLGGWLGGALQWHFAGMWLLVLNGLAYLLLSLLTGRWARRMFPVSPRGVLRDAWLAITARLSHADTGHYNQVQRAAYLFAVADLVLLVASGLVIWKSVQFPLLRDLLGGYDLARIIHFCTMAALVGFTILHLVMAMLVPRSLLAMLLGRPTLQTTTSRENTP, encoded by the coding sequence ATGCCAGTCCACACCACGCACCCCAACCGACGCCCGTCCTCGCATCAGCCGCTGTGGCTGCGCGTCACCCATTGGCTCAATGCCGCGGCGGTACTCGTCATGGTGACGAGCGGCTGGCGCATCTACAACGCATCGCCCATCTTCGGTGATTTCACCTTCCCTGCCGGCATCACCCTGGGCGGCTGGCTCGGTGGCGCGCTGCAGTGGCATTTCGCGGGCATGTGGCTGCTGGTGCTCAACGGGCTGGCCTACCTGCTGCTCAGCCTGCTCACCGGCCGATGGGCTCGGCGCATGTTTCCCGTATCGCCACGCGGCGTGTTGCGCGATGCATGGCTCGCGATCACGGCGCGCCTGTCCCACGCCGACACAGGCCACTACAACCAGGTCCAGCGCGCGGCCTACCTGTTCGCGGTCGCGGACCTCGTGCTGCTGGTGGCAAGCGGACTGGTCATCTGGAAGTCGGTGCAGTTTCCGCTGCTGCGCGACCTGCTCGGCGGATATGACTTGGCACGAATCATCCATTTCTGCACGATGGCGGCGCTCGTCGGATTCACGATCCTGCATCTCGTCATGGCCATGCTGGTACCTCGCTCGCTGCTCGCCATGCTGCTGGGTCGTCCCACGCTGCAGACCACCACCTCCCGGGAGAACACACCATGA
- a CDS encoding maleate cis-trans isomerase family protein → MTPSTMTTATDTSYQILPFTMDEGVMPRAAIGLVVLATDQTLEHEWRQVFAHVPGVAFFEARLYNSPDINPETLAGMEKDIAAAVKLIVPDVPLQVVAFGCTSGSVVIGEDRIADRIRSVRPGIATTTPITAAVAGLRALGKQRIALITPYVQSVNELFARHLAKSNMQVNCIATFNHANDNEVARIDRESLRNAVMTAGGHDDVDAVFVSCTSLRMAALIADFEKELGKPVLASNSAMAWHALRLAGINDALPQFGSLYQI, encoded by the coding sequence ATGACCCCCTCCACCATGACGACCGCCACCGACACTTCCTACCAGATCCTGCCCTTCACCATGGACGAAGGCGTGATGCCACGCGCCGCCATCGGTCTTGTGGTGCTGGCCACCGACCAGACCCTCGAACATGAATGGCGCCAGGTCTTCGCCCACGTGCCGGGTGTCGCGTTTTTCGAGGCTCGCCTGTACAACTCACCCGACATCAATCCCGAAACACTGGCCGGGATGGAGAAGGACATCGCCGCCGCGGTGAAGCTCATCGTGCCCGACGTACCACTGCAGGTCGTGGCCTTCGGCTGCACCTCCGGCTCGGTGGTGATCGGCGAGGACAGGATCGCCGACCGCATCCGCAGCGTACGCCCCGGCATTGCCACCACCACGCCGATCACCGCGGCGGTGGCCGGGCTGCGAGCACTCGGCAAGCAGCGCATTGCGCTCATCACGCCCTATGTGCAGAGCGTGAACGAGCTCTTTGCACGGCATCTTGCGAAAAGCAACATGCAGGTCAACTGCATCGCCACCTTCAATCATGCCAATGACAACGAAGTCGCTCGCATCGACCGCGAATCGTTGCGCAACGCGGTGATGACCGCGGGCGGGCATGACGACGTGGACGCCGTGTTTGTCTCCTGCACCAGCTTGCGCATGGCCGCGCTGATCGCGGATTTCGAGAAGGAACTTGGCAAGCCTGTTCTCGCGAGCAACAGCGCCATGGCATGGCATGCCCTGCGCCTCGCCGGCATCAACGATGCGTTGCCGCAGTTCGGCAGCCTCTACCAGATCTGA
- a CDS encoding Bug family tripartite tricarboxylate transporter substrate binding protein, with the protein MRTLRLVLLACIGIAGPHAFAAPAEGLPAQSVRLVVPFPPGGSTDAIARILAEGLAKELGESVYIDNRPGAATNIGSEWVAKARPDGYTLLFGSSALLVNQIFGPKPGFDPQEGLAPISTVAEVPFVLAAHPDAPFRTPREFVLAARHEPGRLSVASSQLDTYVERLMHVAGVELLHVPYKGGAQAVTDTMSGVVDSTFALAPVLLPLLEAGKLRAIGITSPKRLKDSLPDVPTFVESGVDFIISALYVLQGPVGMEPERLERLNSAVRAVATSGSFKSRLKEIGAKASSSSPEELTELLRKQSSAWEKLAKDHPELLKSR; encoded by the coding sequence TTGAGGACGCTCCGCCTCGTTCTACTGGCATGTATCGGCATTGCCGGCCCGCATGCCTTCGCGGCTCCAGCGGAGGGCCTGCCTGCCCAAAGCGTGCGACTCGTCGTACCGTTTCCACCGGGCGGCAGCACGGATGCCATTGCTCGAATTCTTGCCGAGGGCCTTGCTAAGGAGCTTGGTGAATCAGTTTATATCGACAATCGCCCTGGTGCAGCAACCAATATCGGCTCCGAATGGGTCGCCAAGGCTCGCCCGGATGGCTATACGTTGCTGTTCGGCAGCAGTGCGCTCCTGGTGAACCAGATTTTTGGTCCCAAGCCGGGGTTCGATCCGCAGGAGGGGCTGGCGCCCATCAGCACGGTGGCCGAGGTCCCGTTCGTCCTGGCGGCCCATCCCGACGCGCCGTTCCGCACGCCGCGCGAATTCGTGCTGGCGGCGCGCCACGAGCCGGGCCGCCTGTCGGTGGCAAGCAGCCAGCTCGATACCTATGTGGAGCGCTTGATGCATGTGGCCGGCGTCGAGCTGCTGCACGTACCCTACAAGGGCGGCGCACAGGCGGTGACCGATACCATGTCGGGTGTCGTCGACTCGACCTTTGCGCTGGCGCCGGTGCTGTTGCCTCTGCTGGAGGCGGGCAAGCTGCGAGCCATCGGCATCACCTCGCCCAAGCGGCTCAAGGACTCACTGCCCGATGTCCCCACCTTCGTGGAAAGCGGAGTGGATTTCATCATTTCCGCCCTGTACGTTCTGCAGGGGCCCGTCGGCATGGAGCCGGAGCGGCTGGAGCGCCTGAACAGCGCCGTGCGTGCCGTGGCCACCTCGGGGAGTTTCAAGAGCCGGCTCAAGGAGATCGGGGCGAAGGCAAGCAGCAGCAGTCCCGAGGAATTGACCGAGTTGCTCCGAAAGCAGTCCAGTGCCTGGGAAAAACTGGCGAAGGATCACCCCGAGCTGCTGAAGTCCCGGTAG
- a CDS encoding RidA family protein yields the protein MSIKRLHTNARMSQSVIANGFAFLAGQVATDTSLDVAGQTRQILDKIDALLAESGSDKSRIVQATIWLADHKTFNEMNEVWDAWVAPGHAPARACVESALAFPPYTVEIGVVATV from the coding sequence ATGTCCATCAAGCGTCTTCACACCAACGCCCGCATGAGCCAGTCCGTCATCGCCAACGGCTTCGCCTTCCTGGCTGGCCAGGTTGCCACCGACACGTCCCTGGACGTGGCGGGCCAGACGCGGCAGATCCTCGACAAGATCGATGCACTGCTTGCCGAATCGGGCAGCGACAAGAGCCGCATCGTCCAGGCCACGATCTGGCTGGCCGACCACAAGACCTTCAATGAAATGAACGAAGTATGGGACGCGTGGGTCGCACCAGGCCACGCACCTGCGCGCGCCTGCGTGGAGTCGGCACTTGCCTTCCCGCCCTACACCGTCGAAATCGGCGTGGTCGCCACCGTCTGA
- a CDS encoding MarR family winged helix-turn-helix transcriptional regulator has product MKRRYGVGRMLLLARKDFVNRLHAAMGDQLKDLPPAAGGMLPYIDLEGTRGTELARRMGVSKQAAGKAVRDLEAAGLVTRIQDLTDARAFKVQFSAKGLDYMMNMHEAINEIENDYAKLLGTEKAQMLREALCEIAYHSPLPR; this is encoded by the coding sequence GTGAAACGACGTTACGGCGTCGGGCGCATGCTTCTGCTCGCACGCAAGGACTTCGTCAACCGCCTCCACGCGGCGATGGGAGACCAGCTCAAGGATCTGCCGCCCGCGGCTGGCGGCATGCTGCCGTACATTGATCTGGAAGGTACCCGAGGCACCGAGCTCGCCCGGCGCATGGGCGTCAGCAAGCAGGCTGCAGGCAAGGCCGTGCGCGACCTGGAGGCCGCCGGCCTGGTCACGCGCATCCAGGACCTCACCGACGCCCGAGCCTTCAAGGTTCAGTTCTCTGCCAAGGGACTGGACTACATGATGAACATGCACGAAGCGATCAACGAGATTGAGAATGACTATGCCAAGCTGCTGGGTACTGAAAAGGCCCAGATGCTGCGCGAAGCGCTCTGCGAAATCGCCTATCACAGTCCGTTGCCGCGCTAG
- a CDS encoding molybdopterin-dependent oxidoreductase has translation MSPSIWQRDNAEAVVTEARRMLSGPLPQAARRQFLRRGLTLGGLALLSGCRIDDSATAEAALQRVSRFNDTVQGWLFDASRLAPTYPDSMITRPFPFNAFYGESEVPQVDADTYRLEVTGLVADKRRWRLDELRALPQHTQVTRHICVEGWSAIGKWGGPRFRDFLQAVGADLGARYVGFQCADNYYTSIDMATALHPQTLLALDWDGQPLPPRYGFPMKLRMPTKLGYKNPKHITALFVSNTFNRGYWEDQGYNWFGGS, from the coding sequence ATGAGCCCATCCATCTGGCAGCGGGACAACGCTGAAGCCGTGGTCACCGAGGCACGCAGGATGCTTTCCGGTCCCTTGCCCCAGGCCGCCCGCAGGCAATTTCTGCGACGAGGGCTTACGCTGGGCGGGCTGGCACTGCTCAGCGGCTGCCGCATCGACGACAGCGCAACGGCGGAAGCTGCGCTCCAGCGCGTCTCGCGTTTCAACGACACCGTGCAGGGTTGGTTGTTCGATGCTTCGCGTCTCGCGCCGACCTATCCGGATTCGATGATCACCCGGCCGTTCCCGTTCAATGCCTTCTACGGCGAAAGCGAAGTGCCGCAGGTGGACGCGGACACCTATCGGCTGGAGGTCACGGGCCTCGTCGCCGACAAGCGCCGCTGGCGGCTCGACGAGCTGCGCGCGCTGCCGCAGCACACCCAGGTCACGCGCCACATCTGCGTGGAAGGCTGGAGTGCCATCGGAAAGTGGGGCGGCCCGCGTTTTCGCGATTTCCTGCAGGCCGTGGGCGCCGACCTGGGTGCCCGCTACGTCGGCTTTCAATGCGCCGACAACTACTACACCAGCATCGACATGGCGACAGCGCTGCATCCGCAGACCTTGTTGGCGCTCGACTGGGACGGGCAGCCGCTGCCGCCCCGCTACGGCTTTCCCATGAAGCTGCGCATGCCGACCAAGCTTGGCTACAAGAACCCCAAGCACATCACGGCCCTGTTTGTCAGCAACACCTTCAACCGAGGCTACTGGGAAGACCAGGGCTACAACTGGTTCGGAGGCAGCTGA
- a CDS encoding response regulator transcription factor: MDTTKRILIVEDDEHIAELLRMHLSDEGFEVEHVADGRLGLAAVERGGWHALVLDLMLPGVDGLEICRRARAMTYYVPIIITSARSSEVHRILGLELGADDYLAKPFSVMELVARVRALLRRSEALARNARIEAGVLALGSLSIDPIAREARVDGQAVELTPREFDLLYFFARQPGKVFSRLDLLNHVWGYQHDGYEHTVNTHINRLRTKIEKNPADPQRILTVWGRGYKLSEEAL, translated from the coding sequence ATGGACACCACCAAACGCATCCTGATCGTCGAAGACGACGAGCACATCGCCGAGCTGCTGCGCATGCATCTGAGCGACGAGGGCTTCGAGGTCGAGCATGTGGCGGACGGCCGGCTCGGCCTTGCCGCCGTGGAGCGTGGGGGCTGGCATGCGCTGGTGCTGGACCTGATGCTGCCGGGTGTCGATGGCCTCGAGATCTGCCGGCGTGCCCGCGCCATGACCTACTACGTGCCGATCATCATCACGAGTGCGCGCTCCAGCGAGGTGCATCGCATCCTCGGGCTGGAGCTGGGTGCGGACGATTATCTGGCCAAGCCTTTTTCCGTGATGGAACTGGTTGCCCGTGTGCGTGCGCTGCTGCGGCGAAGCGAGGCGCTGGCGCGCAATGCGCGGATCGAAGCCGGTGTGCTTGCATTGGGCAGCCTCAGCATCGACCCGATCGCACGCGAGGCCCGTGTGGATGGCCAGGCCGTCGAGCTCACGCCACGCGAATTCGATCTTCTGTATTTCTTTGCGCGCCAGCCCGGCAAGGTGTTCTCGCGGCTCGACCTGCTCAACCACGTCTGGGGCTACCAGCATGACGGCTATGAGCATACGGTGAACACGCACATCAACCGCCTGCGTACCAAGATCGAGAAGAACCCGGCCGATCCCCAGCGCATCCTCACGGTCTGGGGGCGGGGCTACAAACTCTCGGAGGAGGCATTGTGA
- a CDS encoding sensor histidine kinase gives MQRLSLSQRLSAVFVVLLLACCAASVALQMRGSERHEQEVIQRLSLDLAPQIAQYPELMEPAGFNPAAVSGLFDKLMAVNPSVEVYLLDQAGRIQSYSAPQGAVKREQVDLAPVRLLLGGGALPVFGDDPRNPGGRKVFSAAPLQLAGRDAGYVYVILQGESRESLASRVTAGGTANAMLWSMALVALLGLLAGLTAFHLITRPLRALTEGVRGLETQGLSWLPQAQPLLQQAARGGGEMALLSQSFERLAQRTVEQWQELRQQDQQRRELFANLSHDLRTPLTSLHGYLETLRMKSGLLAPEEQRRYLDIALDQSRKVGRLAQEMFELARLEYGVVKPEMEPFFLTDLLQDVYQKFELAAEARQQRLVADITPGLPPITADLAMMERVLVNLVDNAVRASPQGGEVSVQLRPHVKGGIEVTVRDTGPGVPSALAEHLFERPAFTAYAGTRGSVNGEGGRSGGFGLLIVHRILQLHASTIRLLPPSGGGAAFQFVLR, from the coding sequence ATGCAGCGCCTGTCGCTGTCGCAGCGTCTGTCTGCCGTGTTCGTTGTGCTGCTGCTGGCCTGCTGTGCCGCTTCGGTGGCGTTGCAGATGCGGGGCAGCGAGCGACATGAGCAGGAGGTCATCCAGCGGCTGTCACTGGATCTCGCGCCGCAGATTGCCCAGTACCCCGAACTGATGGAACCGGCGGGCTTCAACCCTGCCGCCGTGAGCGGGCTGTTCGACAAGCTGATGGCGGTGAATCCGAGCGTGGAGGTGTACCTGCTCGATCAGGCCGGCCGCATCCAGTCCTACTCGGCACCGCAGGGGGCGGTCAAGCGCGAGCAGGTTGATCTCGCGCCGGTGCGGCTGTTGCTGGGTGGCGGCGCGCTGCCGGTGTTTGGTGACGATCCGCGCAACCCCGGGGGCCGCAAGGTGTTCAGTGCGGCGCCACTGCAACTGGCGGGGCGCGATGCCGGCTATGTCTACGTGATCCTGCAGGGGGAGAGCCGTGAGTCGCTGGCCTCTCGCGTGACTGCGGGCGGCACCGCGAACGCGATGCTGTGGTCCATGGCGCTGGTGGCCCTGCTGGGCCTGCTGGCGGGGCTCACGGCGTTTCACCTCATCACGCGCCCGTTGCGTGCATTGACCGAAGGGGTGCGAGGCCTAGAGACCCAGGGCCTGTCCTGGCTGCCGCAGGCTCAGCCGCTTCTTCAGCAGGCGGCGCGCGGCGGTGGCGAGATGGCCTTGCTGAGCCAGAGCTTCGAGAGGCTCGCGCAACGCACCGTGGAGCAATGGCAGGAGCTTCGGCAACAGGACCAGCAGCGGCGCGAGCTCTTCGCCAATCTATCGCATGATCTGCGCACGCCGCTCACCTCGCTGCATGGCTACCTGGAAACGCTGCGCATGAAATCCGGGCTGCTTGCCCCTGAGGAGCAGCGCCGTTATCTCGATATCGCGCTGGACCAAAGCCGCAAGGTGGGTCGCCTCGCGCAGGAGATGTTCGAGCTCGCGCGGCTGGAGTATGGCGTGGTCAAACCCGAGATGGAGCCTTTCTTTCTCACCGACCTGCTGCAGGACGTGTACCAGAAGTTCGAGCTTGCGGCCGAGGCTCGGCAGCAACGCCTTGTGGCCGACATCACCCCGGGACTTCCGCCGATTACCGCCGACCTCGCCATGATGGAGCGCGTGCTGGTGAATCTCGTCGACAACGCGGTGCGTGCGTCTCCGCAGGGAGGGGAGGTCTCGGTGCAATTGCGGCCGCACGTGAAAGGGGGAATCGAGGTCACGGTGCGCGACACCGGGCCGGGCGTGCCGTCCGCGCTGGCCGAGCATCTGTTCGAGCGCCCGGCATTCACGGCCTATGCAGGAACGAGGGGCAGCGTGAATGGGGAAGGAGGGCGCTCGGGCGGCTTCGGGCTCCTGATCGTCCACCGCATCCTGCAATTGCACGCGAGCACGATCCGGTTGCTGCCGCCATCAGGGGGCGGAGCGGCGTTCCAGTTCGTGCTGCGGTGA
- a CDS encoding pentapeptide MXKDX repeat protein, with protein sequence MKTAFTTTALSLCLALGAASAFAADPMAKDAMGKDAMSKDSTGKDSMAKDSMAKDSMGKDKGAMKKDAMKKDSMGKDAMSKDSMAKDNMGKDGMAK encoded by the coding sequence ATGAAAACCGCATTCACCACCACTGCGCTCTCCCTGTGCCTCGCGCTCGGAGCCGCCTCCGCTTTCGCCGCAGATCCGATGGCAAAGGATGCCATGGGCAAGGACGCCATGAGCAAGGACTCGACGGGTAAGGATTCCATGGCTAAAGATTCGATGGCCAAGGACTCGATGGGCAAGGACAAGGGTGCCATGAAGAAAGACGCCATGAAGAAGGACTCCATGGGCAAGGACGCCATGTCGAAAGACAGCATGGCCAAGGACAACATGGGTAAGGACGGCATGGCCAAGTAA
- a CDS encoding D-amino acid dehydrogenase has translation MHTVILGAGVAGVTTAWYLASQGRKVTVIDRQPQAASETSYANAGMIAPGHSYTWASPRAPGILWRSLRDDTQALRLKLNPDPHMWTWLWKFWRNCTAERSRINTRRKLVLCRYSQAQLQALTEHLQLEYERLSTGALYMYRDEASLARGTGNMKILSDGGMDLRTLTADEVVAHEPALASAREHIAGAIYAPTDESGDARMFTRNLAMRCEEAGVRFLMDTSIEGIDVSGDRITGVRTPKGLIAGDDYVLSLGSYSPIIARPLGYSLPIYPVKGYSVTFPIREGHTPPSLSGVDENNLVAWARFGNRLRFTATAEFSGYDRSHSPADFAPMLRVAQQLFGNGADFSEPEYWAGLRPMTPENTPILGRTRHRNLYFNTGHGHMGWTMACGTASVVADIMNGRTPAIDITGMTLA, from the coding sequence ATGCATACCGTGATCCTCGGCGCCGGCGTAGCAGGCGTCACCACCGCCTGGTATCTGGCAAGCCAGGGCCGCAAGGTGACCGTGATCGATCGCCAGCCTCAGGCCGCCTCGGAGACGAGCTACGCCAACGCCGGCATGATCGCTCCCGGCCATTCGTACACATGGGCTTCACCGCGTGCGCCCGGCATTCTGTGGCGATCGCTGCGCGACGACACCCAGGCCTTGCGCCTGAAGCTCAACCCCGATCCCCACATGTGGACGTGGCTGTGGAAATTCTGGCGCAACTGCACAGCCGAGCGTTCGCGCATCAACACCCGCCGCAAGCTGGTGCTGTGCCGCTATTCGCAGGCGCAACTGCAGGCACTGACGGAGCATCTTCAGCTCGAGTACGAGCGCCTCTCGACCGGTGCCCTCTACATGTATCGCGACGAGGCGTCGCTGGCACGTGGCACCGGCAACATGAAAATTCTCTCCGACGGCGGCATGGACCTGCGCACGCTGACCGCGGACGAGGTCGTCGCGCACGAGCCCGCGCTGGCAAGCGCCCGCGAACACATCGCGGGTGCCATCTATGCACCCACAGACGAGAGCGGCGACGCGCGCATGTTCACCCGCAATCTCGCCATGCGCTGCGAGGAAGCAGGTGTACGTTTCCTGATGGATACCTCGATCGAGGGCATCGATGTGTCGGGAGACCGCATCACGGGCGTGCGCACGCCCAAAGGCCTGATTGCCGGCGACGACTACGTGCTGAGTCTCGGCAGCTATTCACCCATCATCGCGCGACCGCTGGGCTATTCGCTGCCGATCTATCCCGTCAAGGGCTATTCGGTGACCTTTCCGATCCGCGAGGGACACACGCCTCCGTCACTCAGCGGAGTGGACGAGAACAACCTCGTCGCCTGGGCACGCTTCGGCAACCGGCTGCGCTTCACTGCCACCGCCGAATTCAGCGGCTACGACCGCTCGCACAGTCCCGCTGACTTTGCACCAATGTTGCGCGTGGCGCAGCAGTTGTTCGGCAACGGTGCCGACTTCTCCGAACCCGAGTACTGGGCCGGCCTGCGCCCGATGACGCCAGAGAACACGCCCATCCTGGGCAGGACGCGGCATCGCAACCTGTACTTCAACACGGGCCACGGCCACATGGGCTGGACCATGGCCTGCGGCACCGCCAGCGTGGTGGCCGACATCATGAATGGCCGCACGCCAGCCATCGACATCACTGGAATGACTCTTGCATGA